The Claveliimonas bilis genome window below encodes:
- a CDS encoding ABC transporter ATP-binding protein translates to MLELKDIHKYYNPGTVNEMCLFHGFNLSIEEGEFVSVIGSNGSGKTSMLNIICGSIPVEAGQIFMNGSDITKEKEYKRNRRIGRVYQNPAMGTCPSMTILENMALADNKGKVYGFGRGTNKARISYYKELLSQLGLGLEDKLDIKVGALSGGQRQAMALLMSTMTPIEFLILDEHTAALDPKTAELIMELTDKIVKEKKLTTIMVTHNLRYAVEYGDRLLMMHQGEAVLDLKGEEKKAMSVDEILKQFNEISIECGN, encoded by the coding sequence ATGCTGGAACTCAAAGACATTCATAAATACTATAATCCCGGTACAGTCAATGAAATGTGTCTGTTCCACGGGTTTAACCTGTCCATAGAAGAAGGAGAATTTGTCTCCGTAATCGGGAGCAACGGTTCCGGAAAAACGTCTATGCTGAATATTATCTGCGGAAGCATTCCGGTAGAGGCCGGCCAGATTTTTATGAACGGCTCTGACATTACTAAAGAGAAAGAATACAAACGAAACCGAAGGATCGGAAGGGTGTATCAGAATCCTGCCATGGGGACCTGTCCTTCCATGACGATTCTGGAGAATATGGCATTGGCGGATAATAAAGGAAAGGTGTATGGATTCGGACGGGGGACCAATAAGGCGAGAATTTCCTATTATAAAGAACTTTTAAGCCAGCTGGGACTTGGTTTGGAGGATAAGCTGGATATTAAGGTGGGAGCGCTGTCCGGAGGCCAGAGACAGGCGATGGCTCTTTTGATGTCTACGATGACTCCTATAGAATTTCTTATTCTGGATGAACATACGGCGGCTCTGGATCCTAAGACGGCAGAGCTGATCATGGAGCTGACAGACAAAATCGTAAAAGAGAAGAAACTGACTACGATCATGGTAACTCACAATCTCCGCTATGCGGTAGAGTATGGAGACCGTCTTTTGATGATGCATCAGGGCGAGGCTGTACTTGACCTGAAAGGTGAGGAAAAAAAGGCGATGTCTGTAGATGAAATATTGAAGCAGTTTAACGAAATCAGCATAGAATGCGGCAACTAG
- a CDS encoding ABC transporter permease: MDFVVTIFEQGLIYGILALGVYITYKILDFPDLTVDGSFPLGGAVTALLITKGINPYLSLLAAFLAGALAGVCTGLIHVKGKVRDLLSGIIMMTALWTINLYIAGTSNVPLFSQDSIFKNDWIQGIMPEALQSYITLILALVLAAISKILLDLYLKTKSGYLLRAVGDNDVLVTSLAKDQGNVKIVGLAIANGLVALAGSAFCQEERVFEISMGTGAIVIGLASVIIGTSIFKKLTVMKATTAVLIGSVIYKACVAVAIRNFEPQAMKLITAVLFLVILIISMERRKKVKPDAGTQRHS, encoded by the coding sequence ATGGATTTTGTTGTAACTATTTTTGAGCAGGGGTTGATATATGGCATACTTGCTCTTGGGGTTTATATCACATACAAGATACTGGATTTTCCGGATCTTACGGTAGATGGAAGCTTTCCGCTTGGCGGAGCGGTGACCGCTCTTCTTATTACAAAGGGGATAAATCCTTATCTCTCTCTTTTAGCAGCCTTTCTGGCAGGAGCTTTGGCAGGGGTCTGCACCGGGCTGATCCATGTGAAGGGGAAAGTAAGAGATTTGTTATCGGGAATTATTATGATGACGGCTCTTTGGACTATCAATTTGTATATAGCGGGAACTTCCAATGTACCGTTGTTTTCCCAGGACAGTATCTTTAAAAATGACTGGATCCAGGGAATCATGCCGGAAGCCCTGCAAAGCTATATAACGCTGATCCTGGCTCTTGTTCTGGCAGCGATCAGCAAGATCCTTCTGGATCTTTATTTGAAAACAAAGTCCGGCTATCTTCTGCGGGCGGTGGGTGACAATGATGTGTTGGTAACTTCTCTGGCCAAGGATCAGGGCAATGTGAAAATCGTAGGCCTTGCCATCGCCAATGGCCTTGTAGCTCTGGCGGGAAGCGCATTCTGCCAGGAGGAGAGAGTGTTTGAGATTTCAATGGGAACCGGGGCGATCGTGATCGGATTGGCGAGTGTTATTATCGGAACAAGTATCTTTAAAAAGCTTACTGTTATGAAGGCTACTACAGCTGTTTTGATCGGCTCTGTCATATATAAAGCCTGTGTGGCTGTCGCTATCCGCAACTTTGAACCACAGGCAATGAAATTGATCACAGCAGTTTTATTCCTGGTAATTTTGATTATCAGTATGGAAAGAAGAAAGAAGGTGAAACCGGATGCTGGAACTCAAAGACATTCATAA
- a CDS encoding ABC transporter substrate-binding protein encodes MKRRTVAVLLTAVMTMAMTAGCAGSSGSSDSGSGEESYTIGISQFAEHGSLDNCREGFLQGLEEEGIVEGENLTVDYKNAAADMGTASQISDTFVSDKVDMICAIATPTAQSAYNAAMDTDIPVIYTAVTDPVAAELADEEGNPVGNVTGTSDELPIKAQLEMIRTMLPDGQKIGIMYTTSEANSISALETYKELAGDYDFEIVEKGITATADISLAADDLLSQVDCITNLTDNTVVASLPTILEKANEKGIPIFGSEIEQVKIGCLAAEGLDYIALGKQTGQMAAKVLKGEAEASELPYETITEPGFYVNTKVAENLGITVPEELAGTAVESFDTISEAEAE; translated from the coding sequence ATGAAAAGAAGAACAGTAGCAGTATTATTAACAGCAGTAATGACGATGGCAATGACGGCAGGATGCGCAGGCAGCTCCGGATCATCAGATTCCGGAAGTGGAGAAGAGAGCTATACCATTGGTATTTCACAGTTTGCAGAGCACGGCTCTTTGGATAACTGCCGGGAAGGATTCTTACAGGGCTTGGAAGAGGAAGGAATCGTTGAAGGAGAAAATCTTACGGTGGACTACAAAAATGCAGCGGCAGATATGGGGACGGCAAGTCAGATATCCGATACTTTCGTTTCTGACAAGGTGGATATGATATGCGCCATTGCAACGCCTACTGCTCAGAGCGCATACAATGCAGCAATGGATACAGATATTCCGGTTATTTATACAGCAGTAACAGATCCGGTGGCGGCAGAACTTGCAGATGAAGAAGGAAATCCGGTAGGAAATGTGACAGGAACATCTGACGAACTGCCGATTAAAGCACAGCTTGAGATGATCCGGACTATGCTCCCTGATGGCCAGAAGATCGGCATCATGTATACTACAAGTGAGGCCAACTCTATTTCAGCGCTGGAAACATATAAAGAACTTGCAGGAGATTACGATTTTGAGATTGTGGAAAAAGGGATCACGGCAACAGCGGATATTTCTCTTGCGGCAGATGATTTATTAAGCCAGGTAGACTGCATTACAAATCTGACAGACAATACAGTGGTTGCGTCCCTGCCGACTATTCTGGAAAAGGCGAATGAAAAGGGAATCCCGATTTTCGGAAGCGAGATCGAGCAGGTAAAGATCGGCTGCCTTGCAGCAGAAGGATTGGATTATATTGCGCTTGGAAAGCAGACAGGACAGATGGCGGCAAAGGTGCTCAAAGGAGAGGCAGAGGCGTCAGAACTTCCTTATGAAACGATTACAGAGCCCGGATTTTACGTAAATACAAAGGTAGCGGAAAATCTTGGAATTACTGTACCGGAGGAGCTGGCAGGAACAGCAGTAGAAAGCTTTGATACGATCTCTGAGGCAGAGGCGGAATAA
- a CDS encoding alanine/glycine:cation symporter family protein, producing MFETISNAIYDIDAVIWGWWLIILLFGTHIFMTIRTGFIQRKTLSKGIKLSVTRDPDAEGEVSNFGALTTALAATIGTGNIVGVGTAIALGGPGAVLWCWLSGVFGIATKYSESLIAVKYRVKTKDGRMQGGAMYALSRGLKWKGLGKVLGMIFAIFAGFASFGIGCATQVNAIANIVEENVGVPGWIVGIVIAVLTAIVIFGGIKSIASVCEKLVPFMAIFYVLGCIIILGFNYDYIIPAIKTICTLAFTPGAAAGGLVGTGIMAAMRFGIARGLFSNESGMGSAPIAAAAAQTRNPVRQALVSSTGTFWDTVVVCLMSGLVIVTSVMKNPNINADEIEDGGVLTTLAFQQIPYLGPIILTLGIICFAYSTVLGWAYYGERAVEYFAGKKVLIGYRILYVAVAAIAPVVALDVVWALADILNALMAVPNLIAVLLLSNVIASETKKYINDLDAWDETPVPVIDD from the coding sequence ATGTTTGAAACAATCAGTAATGCGATCTATGATATTGATGCTGTGATTTGGGGCTGGTGGCTGATCATTCTGTTATTTGGTACCCATATTTTCATGACAATTCGTACTGGCTTTATCCAGAGAAAGACATTGAGCAAAGGAATTAAGCTTTCTGTAACCAGAGATCCGGATGCAGAAGGAGAGGTTTCCAACTTTGGAGCGCTTACAACAGCGCTTGCCGCTACCATCGGTACCGGTAATATTGTCGGTGTAGGTACTGCGATTGCTCTTGGCGGTCCGGGAGCTGTGCTTTGGTGCTGGCTTTCCGGTGTATTCGGAATTGCTACAAAGTATTCCGAATCTCTGATCGCGGTAAAATACCGTGTAAAGACAAAAGACGGACGTATGCAGGGCGGTGCCATGTATGCACTTTCCAGAGGGTTAAAATGGAAAGGCCTTGGAAAAGTTCTTGGTATGATCTTTGCGATTTTCGCTGGATTTGCTTCTTTTGGTATCGGCTGTGCCACACAGGTAAACGCGATTGCCAATATCGTGGAAGAAAACGTTGGTGTTCCGGGATGGATCGTTGGTATTGTAATTGCTGTTCTTACTGCGATTGTTATTTTCGGCGGTATTAAGAGTATTGCAAGCGTGTGTGAGAAGCTGGTTCCATTTATGGCAATCTTTTATGTGCTGGGATGTATTATTATTCTTGGCTTCAATTATGACTATATTATTCCGGCAATCAAGACAATCTGTACACTGGCCTTTACTCCGGGAGCAGCGGCAGGCGGACTTGTAGGAACAGGTATTATGGCTGCAATGCGTTTTGGTATTGCGAGAGGTCTTTTCTCCAATGAATCTGGTATGGGTTCTGCTCCTATCGCGGCGGCAGCAGCACAGACAAGAAATCCGGTTCGTCAGGCGCTGGTATCTTCCACAGGTACTTTCTGGGATACAGTAGTTGTATGTCTGATGTCCGGTCTTGTAATTGTAACTTCTGTTATGAAGAATCCAAACATTAATGCGGATGAGATCGAGGACGGTGGAGTTTTAACTACATTAGCATTCCAGCAGATTCCGTATCTTGGACCGATCATTCTGACACTCGGCATTATCTGTTTCGCATACTCAACAGTTCTTGGATGGGCATATTACGGAGAACGTGCAGTAGAATACTTTGCAGGTAAAAAAGTACTTATCGGATATCGTATCCTTTATGTTGCTGTAGCAGCAATCGCTCCGGTTGTCGCACTTGACGTTGTATGGGCACTGGCAGATATCCTGAATGCTTTGATGGCTGTACCTAACTTGATCGCAGTTCTTCTGTTGTCAAATGTCATTGCCAGTGAAACGAAGAAGTACATTAATGATCTGGATGCCTGGGATGAAACCCCTGTTCCGGTTATCGATGACTGA
- a CDS encoding ABC transporter ATP-binding protein, protein MIEVKNLVKCYGSHTAVDHLNFTIKKGQIYGFLGPNGAGKSTTMNIMTGYLGATEGEVLINGHNILTEPYKAKKDIGYLPEQPPLYMDMTVLEYLKFVFCLKQLGKTFQEEQLEKIIRLVKLGSVRNRLIKNLSKGYRQRVGLAGALVGFPEIIILDEPTVGLDPQQIIEIRQLIRSLATDHTVILSSHILSEVREICDHIMIIYQGKLVASDTPENLEHKMQGNETIELLAKGNLSSVKGAVASLSSVLEAEYTDPDENGCISAVLTVSGKKDIREDIFWAFADRKLPLLRLANTRTTLEDIFLELTSAPEIVRPKASKKSSPRVQKKTIPEAKLPESKSENQEENEEENDESNL, encoded by the coding sequence TTGATCGAAGTGAAAAATCTTGTAAAATGCTACGGATCACATACCGCCGTGGATCATCTGAATTTTACGATCAAAAAAGGGCAGATCTATGGTTTTCTCGGTCCAAACGGCGCCGGAAAATCAACAACTATGAATATCATGACCGGTTATCTGGGAGCAACGGAAGGAGAAGTTCTCATTAATGGCCACAATATTCTCACAGAGCCTTACAAAGCCAAAAAGGATATCGGTTATCTGCCGGAACAGCCGCCCCTCTATATGGATATGACCGTTCTGGAATATCTGAAATTTGTTTTCTGTCTGAAGCAGCTTGGCAAAACGTTTCAGGAAGAGCAGCTTGAGAAGATCATCCGTCTTGTAAAGCTTGGTTCTGTCAGAAACCGTCTGATAAAAAATCTTTCCAAAGGATACCGGCAGAGAGTCGGACTTGCAGGAGCTTTGGTAGGTTTTCCGGAAATCATTATTCTGGATGAGCCGACAGTCGGGCTTGATCCGCAGCAGATCATTGAGATCCGCCAGCTGATCCGCAGTCTCGCCACGGACCATACTGTCATTCTCAGTTCACATATTCTCTCTGAGGTGCGGGAAATCTGCGACCATATTATGATCATTTATCAGGGAAAACTGGTGGCAAGTGATACTCCCGAAAATCTGGAACATAAGATGCAGGGAAATGAGACGATCGAACTCCTTGCAAAGGGGAACTTGTCTTCCGTGAAAGGAGCCGTCGCCTCTCTTTCATCTGTTCTGGAAGCCGAATATACCGATCCTGATGAAAACGGATGCATCAGCGCGGTATTGACAGTCTCGGGGAAAAAAGATATCCGCGAAGATATCTTCTGGGCATTTGCTGATCGCAAGCTCCCTCTTCTGCGTCTTGCAAACACCCGGACAACGTTAGAGGATATTTTCCTGGAACTTACCTCAGCGCCTGAAATCGTCCGGCCAAAAGCCTCTAAAAAATCATCCCCACGAGTACAAAAGAAAACGATTCCAGAGGCTAAGCTGCCGGAATCCAAATCAGAAAATCAGGAAGAGAACGAGGAGGAGAATGATGAGAGCAATTTATAA
- a CDS encoding ABC transporter permease, whose amino-acid sequence MRAIYKRELDSYFHSMIGYVFIAFFLAFTGVYFMAYNLTYGYPVFSYVLSSLVFILMLAIPVLTMKSFSEDRKSKTDQLLLTAPVSLGQIVMGKYLAMVTVFLIPNIVFCLFPLVIKIQGNAYFLTDYSGILIFFLLGCVFISIGMFLSSLTESQIIAALSSIGVLLILYLWDGLIGFLPSSALLNLFILIVIFTLVCALVWHLTRNYILGGVLEVIVLAACIIPYAVDSSLFENLLPDFLGRLDLTAPLTDVVSNQLFDTNGVILYLSIIGLFIFLTMQSIQKRRWS is encoded by the coding sequence ATGAGAGCAATTTATAAAAGAGAACTGGATTCTTATTTTCATTCCATGATCGGCTATGTATTCATTGCCTTTTTTCTTGCTTTTACAGGAGTCTATTTTATGGCATATAATCTGACTTACGGATATCCCGTTTTTTCTTATGTGCTAAGCTCCCTTGTATTTATTCTTATGCTTGCCATACCGGTGCTCACTATGAAAAGTTTTTCCGAGGACCGCAAAAGCAAAACAGATCAGCTTCTATTGACAGCTCCTGTGTCCCTGGGACAGATCGTAATGGGAAAATATCTGGCTATGGTAACTGTTTTCCTTATTCCCAACATTGTGTTCTGCCTTTTTCCTCTCGTCATTAAAATACAGGGAAATGCCTATTTTCTGACAGATTACAGCGGAATCCTGATCTTTTTTCTCCTTGGATGCGTTTTCATATCTATTGGCATGTTTCTTTCCTCCCTTACAGAAAGTCAGATCATCGCCGCTCTTTCATCCATCGGCGTACTTTTGATCCTGTATCTCTGGGACGGACTGATCGGATTCCTTCCCTCTTCCGCTCTTTTGAACCTTTTCATCCTTATCGTGATATTTACGCTTGTATGCGCCCTTGTCTGGCATCTTACCCGCAATTATATTCTGGGCGGTGTTCTGGAAGTGATCGTGCTTGCCGCATGCATCATTCCCTATGCAGTAGATTCCAGCCTTTTTGAAAATCTCCTTCCGGATTTTCTCGGACGCCTGGATCTTACGGCCCCTCTGACAGATGTTGTATCAAATCAGCTTTTTGACACAAATGGGGTTATTCTGTATCTTTCCATCATCGGACTGTTTATTTTTCTGACGATGCAGTCCATACAAAAAAGACGCTGGAGTTAG
- a CDS encoding GldG family protein, giving the protein MGKIKNLFSTVSSRQGSYSLAMTAVVIGIVVFINLIAGRLPSSLKQIDISTNNIYEITDTSRDLLKDLDKGVDFTVLAEKSSADERIRNFIEKYAALSSHINVEWIDPVLHPSALTEYEAESDTIVASCPDTEKTTTVSFQDIITYDEMSYYTTGSLTESEFDGEGQLTSAVNYVTTDVSKTIYTVSGHGESSLPSSVTDLMEKSSFTTEELNLMMASSIPEDCDLLLFYAPSADISEDELNLLTSYMEDGGNVFFIQGEDLTDMPNFSSLMETYGLQPSQGYIADMQRSYQGNYYYIFPLLSVSGDLAENIESQMVLLANAHGFTEGTPARDTITLTPFMTTSSNSYAVTEDGNTEEGSYILGAAATENDSRFTVISSSSMIDETITSQFTNIENLSLFMNAVTANFDDVENLSIEAKSLQLENNTMQYTGLIGIVAIVGIPVIFLIYGLWRWIKRRKA; this is encoded by the coding sequence ATGGGTAAAATCAAAAATTTGTTTTCTACTGTTTCATCCCGGCAGGGCAGTTACAGCCTTGCAATGACTGCCGTTGTCATAGGGATTGTTGTTTTCATTAATCTGATTGCCGGCAGGCTCCCCAGTTCCCTGAAGCAGATTGATATCAGCACTAATAATATTTATGAGATCACAGATACCAGCCGGGATCTTTTGAAGGATCTGGATAAAGGTGTGGATTTTACGGTTCTTGCCGAAAAGAGCAGCGCCGATGAACGGATTCGGAACTTTATTGAAAAATATGCAGCTCTTTCCAGCCACATCAATGTGGAATGGATTGATCCGGTTCTTCATCCGTCTGCACTGACAGAATATGAGGCAGAATCTGACACTATCGTTGCCTCCTGTCCTGATACGGAAAAGACGACCACTGTTTCTTTCCAGGATATTATCACTTACGATGAAATGTCCTACTATACTACCGGCAGCCTTACAGAGTCTGAATTTGACGGAGAAGGGCAACTGACAAGCGCTGTGAATTATGTTACCACTGATGTCAGCAAAACCATTTATACGGTGAGCGGGCACGGAGAAAGTTCTCTTCCATCCTCAGTCACAGACCTGATGGAAAAATCTTCTTTTACTACAGAGGAGCTGAATCTTATGATGGCCTCCTCCATACCGGAGGACTGCGACCTTCTGCTGTTTTATGCACCGTCTGCCGACATTTCGGAAGATGAGCTGAATCTTCTTACCTCCTACATGGAAGACGGCGGAAATGTATTTTTTATACAGGGAGAAGATTTGACGGATATGCCTAATTTTTCTTCTCTGATGGAAACTTACGGTCTTCAGCCGTCCCAGGGGTATATCGCAGATATGCAGCGCTCTTATCAGGGAAATTATTACTATATTTTCCCGCTGCTTAGTGTATCCGGAGATCTGGCTGAAAATATAGAATCCCAGATGGTGCTCCTTGCCAATGCTCACGGCTTTACAGAAGGAACGCCTGCACGTGACACCATTACCCTTACTCCTTTCATGACAACCTCATCAAACAGTTACGCTGTGACAGAAGACGGGAACACAGAAGAGGGAAGTTATATCCTGGGGGCTGCTGCCACAGAAAATGACAGCCGTTTTACAGTCATCAGCTCCTCTTCCATGATCGATGAAACAATTACCAGTCAGTTCACAAACATCGAAAATCTCTCTTTGTTCATGAATGCCGTTACCGCCAATTTTGATGATGTGGAAAATCTGTCCATTGAGGCAAAAAGTCTGCAGCTCGAAAACAATACGATGCAGTATACCGGATTGATAGGCATTGTCGCCATTGTCGGTATCCCTGTCATTTTCCTGATCTATGGACTCTGGCGTTGGATAAAACGCCGAAAAGCTTAA
- a CDS encoding DUF4340 domain-containing protein: protein MDMKKHRTLLILLALFVILILIFLFLSFYERKQEEQNGGDDSQISVTDIESLLALSYTDHSEGTTMSFAKDGNTWYVSNDRDIPLTQSYIETMEDTFCSLTATREISDPDALSDYGLEDPAYTIELTDQDGTLTTVTIGNSVDEDYYLAVNGQEDILYTADSSIVSSMQYDLDTMVAKDDVPSIGSGNLVQADITENGTTTIYSSDNDEQTETISTIAGGYGAMSLTELASYHADAEELASFGLDEDSRITVKLTYNESSEEESDEDPLTFTLYIGNTTDDDTRYVQVQDSDLVYLVSSGILNNLLGGSEE, encoded by the coding sequence ATGGACATGAAAAAGCACCGCACATTGCTGATTCTTCTTGCGCTTTTTGTCATACTCATCCTGATCTTTCTTTTTCTTTCCTTTTATGAAAGGAAGCAGGAAGAACAAAACGGCGGGGATGACTCTCAAATATCTGTCACAGACATAGAATCCCTCTTAGCTCTTTCCTATACAGACCACAGCGAGGGAACCACCATGAGCTTTGCAAAAGACGGAAATACCTGGTATGTCTCCAATGACAGAGATATCCCTCTGACGCAGAGTTATATCGAAACCATGGAAGATACCTTCTGTTCTCTTACCGCCACCCGGGAAATTTCTGATCCTGATGCCCTCTCTGACTACGGGCTTGAAGATCCTGCCTATACCATCGAACTAACAGATCAGGACGGAACTCTTACAACTGTTACCATCGGCAATTCTGTAGATGAAGACTACTACCTTGCTGTAAACGGGCAGGAAGATATTCTTTATACGGCAGACTCCTCCATTGTATCATCCATGCAGTATGACCTTGATACCATGGTTGCAAAAGATGATGTCCCCTCTATCGGAAGCGGAAACCTTGTACAGGCTGACATTACCGAAAATGGGACAACAACAATCTACTCATCTGACAATGACGAACAGACGGAAACTATCTCTACCATTGCCGGCGGATACGGGGCCATGAGTCTGACGGAGCTTGCAAGCTATCATGCCGATGCCGAGGAGCTGGCTTCCTTTGGCCTGGATGAAGATTCCAGAATCACAGTGAAACTGACTTACAATGAATCTTCTGAAGAAGAATCTGATGAGGATCCTCTGACCTTTACGCTGTATATCGGAAATACTACAGACGACGACACCCGCTACGTGCAGGTACAGGACTCTGATCTTGTATATCTGGTAAGCTCCGGCATTCTGAACAATCTATTAGGCGGCAGTGAAGAATAA
- a CDS encoding cupin domain-containing protein, with the protein MTKANEREVVTVERANGGAGFIMKEGLLNEEQLGEHCRMFSRVTLKPGCELGHHEHHGETETYYVLSGKGMYDDNGKAVPIEAGDVTFCKDGDGHGVKNNGDEDLVFVALILKK; encoded by the coding sequence ATGACAAAAGCAAACGAAAGAGAAGTTGTTACTGTGGAGCGTGCCAACGGCGGTGCCGGTTTCATTATGAAGGAAGGGCTGCTGAATGAGGAGCAGCTGGGCGAGCACTGCCGTATGTTCAGCCGCGTAACACTGAAACCGGGCTGCGAACTTGGACATCATGAGCATCACGGTGAGACAGAAACTTACTATGTGTTAAGTGGAAAAGGCATGTACGATGACAACGGAAAGGCTGTTCCGATTGAAGCCGGAGATGTAACATTCTGCAAGGACGGCGACGGACACGGAGTAAAGAATAACGGCGATGAAGATCTGGTATTTGTAGCCCTGATCCTGAAAAAATAG